Proteins encoded in a region of the Vicia villosa cultivar HV-30 ecotype Madison, WI linkage group LG5, Vvil1.0, whole genome shotgun sequence genome:
- the LOC131603933 gene encoding potassium transporter 25-like yields the protein MASPPHHHSMNNKTWTQTILLSFQIVGVVYGQLSTAPLYVFTTMRSEDLDSEEVVYELFSFIFWTLTTISFIKYVLIVLKADDNREGGTFALYSLLCRNAKVGLLPCDRTADEVMLLEDTSTPPSKINFDSRARRAIEKHKFCHYLILFLALFGSCMTIGAAVLTPALSVLSASFGVERSLSELSHLFTSSQHTQDSVSNALQKYVPVPAACVILIGLFVLQPCGTHKIGFMFAPIIVVWLLFVGAVGVYNIVRWDVEILYKISPLYLFKFIRNLDVSRWRLLGSTILCAAGSEAMFAGLGHFSKKSIKITFICLIYPLLVICYAGQAAFISKNLHIKDFNHLSQSVPSHSKHIFIVVSLLASAVGSQATITACFSIINQCLALNCFPRVKVIHTSKTIHGQVYIPDVNWLLMIFSLAVTIGFRDMVKIGNATSLAIISGMLVTTSLMSLVIALYWEKNLLISAYFLLCFGIVEVAYLSACMLQFHRGAWYLVVLLIVSMTVMLSWHYGTVKKYEFDLQNKVSTEWLIDVSPGLGISRVAGIGFIYTDIVTGIPAFFSHFITNLPAFHQVLIMVSFKSMPVPHVPESERYLIGRIGPRDYKIYRCIVRYGYCDNIRDTNDFEEKIIRAIGEFISIEHVTDIESMVSPDERMIIVGNSSDGNALVPLMNESSNQVSIINEAQVSPIAMEDSDHTVLASSSKSCKKRKKVRFMLPPASSVPKMDESVKKELLELIDARESGSAYFLGQSHLVVRGGSNYLKIFLIMVYRFFEKNGREPPVALKIPHAALVEVGMICTI from the exons ATGGCTTCTCCACCTCATCATCACTCTATG AATAATAAAACATGGACGCAAACAATTCTCCTGTCTTTTCAAATTGTTGGAGTTGTTTATGGTCAACTAAGCACTGCTCCCTTATATGTTTTTACTACAATGCGTTCTGAAGATCTTGATTCCGAGGAAGTTGTTTATGAACTCTTCTCCTTCATTTTTTGGACTCTCACTACTATTTCTTTCATCAAATATGTCCTCATAGTCCTCAAAGCTGATGATAATCGAGAGG GTGGTACTTTTGCTTTATACTCACTCCTGTGTAGAAATGCAAAGGTTGGTTTACTCCCTTGTGATAGAACTGCCGATGAGGTCATGCTTTTGGAGGACACATCAACTCCTCCTTCTAAGATCAATTTTGACTCCAGAGCTAGAAGGGCCATTGAGAAACATAAGTTCTGTCACTATTTGATTTTGTTCTTGGCCCTTTTTGGTTCCTGTATGACTATTGGAGCCGCCGTCCTTACTCCAGCACTATCTGTCTTATCAGCTTCATTTGGAGTTGAGAGATCCTTATCTGAGTTATCACACCTAT TTACCTCGTCACAACATACCCAGGATTCCGTCTCAAATGCTCTACAAAAAT ATGTACCTGTTCCCGCTGCGTGTGTCATATTGATAGGCCTGTTCGTGCTGCAGCCCTGTGGTACACATAAAATTGGATTCATGTTTGCTCCGATTATTGTTGTTTGGCTTTTGTTTGTTGGTGCGGTGGGAGTTTATAATATTGTCCGCTGGGACGTAGAAATTCTCTATAAAATATCCCCACTATACCTGTTCAAATTCATTAGGAATCTTGATGTCAGCAGATGGAGGCTATTAGGGAGCACCATTTTATGCGCGGCAG GATCAGAGGCAATGTTTGCAGGGTTGGGCCATTTTTCCAAGAAATCAATCAAG ATTACATTTATTTGCTTGATCTATCCGCTTCTTGTGATATGCTATGCCGGCCAGGCTGCGTTTATCTCTAAAAATTTGCACATTAAAGATTTTAATCATCTTAGTCAATCTGTGCCAA GTCATTCCAAACATATATTCATAGTAGTATCCTTACTAGCTTCAGCTGTCGGAAGCCAAGCAACTATAACAGCATGCTTCTCTATCATTAACCAGTGTCTGGCACTAAATTGCTTTCCTAGAGTGAAAGTCATTCACACATCAAAAACTATACACGGCCAAGTTTATATCCCTGATGTCAACTGGTTATTGATGATTTTCAGTCTGGCTGTCACAATTGGTTTCAGAGACATGGTGAAGATCGGCAACGCAACAA GTTTGGCTATAATATCTGGAATGCTGGTGACAACTAGTCTCATGTCACTAGTCATCGCTTTGTATTGGGAGAAGAATTTGTTGATATCTGCATACTTTCTACTATGTTTTGGCATTGTCGAGGTTGCATATCTTTCAGCCTGTATGCTGCAATTTCACAGGGGAGCTTGGTATCTAGTTGTCCTTTTGATAGTGTCGATGACAGTCATGCTTTCATGGCATTATGGAACGGTGAAGAAGTATGAGTTTGATTTACAAAACAAGGTATCAACCGAATGGCTAATAGATGTTAGTCCAGGTCTTGGGATTTCAAGGGTAGCTGGAATTGGCTTCATATACACAGACATAGTAACTGGGATCCCAGCTTTCTTTTCCCATTTTATTACTAATCTTCCTGCATTTCATCAAGTGTTGATCATGGTGTCATTCAAGTCTATGCCGGtgcctcatgttccagaaagtgaaAGGTATCTCATAGGAAGGATTGGACCAAGAGATTATAAAATATATCGTTGCATTGTGAGATATGGTTATTGTGATAACATCAGGGACACGAATGATTTTGAGGAGAAGATCATTCGCGCTATTGGAGAATTCATTTCCATCGAACATGTTACTGACATTGAATCAATGGTTTCGCCAGATGAAAGAATGATTATAGTAGGAAATTCATCCGATGGAAATGCATTAGTCCCTCTGATGAATGAATCAAGCAACCAAGTGAGTATTATCAATGAAGCTCAGGTAAGTCCAATAGCAATGGAAGATAGTGATCATACGGTTTTGGCGAGTAGTAGTAAGTCTtgcaagaaaagaaagaaagtgaGGTTCATGTTGCCACCTGCTAGTAGTGTTCCTAAAATGGATGAATCAGTTAAGAAGGAGCTTTTGGAACTGATTGATGCAAGGGAGAGTGGAAGTGCTTATTTCTTAGGACAGTCGCATTTAGTGGTGCGTGGTGGATCAAACTATCTAAAGATATTCTTAATAATGGTTTATCGTTTCTTTGAAAAAAATGGGAGGGAACCACCAGTTGCTCTAAAAATCCCTCATGCTGCTCTTGTAGAAGTTGGTATGATATGTACTATATGA
- the LOC131603934 gene encoding NF-X1-type zinc finger protein NFXL1-like, translating to MSLQRRDRKWIPRPSSSSTTHHHNTRRDSDLNLPQLLQEIQDKLTKGTVECMICYDTVRRYAPIWSCSSCYSIFHLNCTNKWARAPTSSASAHNTNHWRCPGCQAVQQTSSNSIRYLCFCGKRFDPPSDFYLTPHSCGEPCRKPLQKTGDLCPHVCVLQCHPGPCPPCKAFAPPHLCPCGKTTITTRCSEPQSLLTCGQQCQKLLQCGRHHCQQICHIGPCDPCRVPMDASCFCSKKYEAILCGDMAVKGEIKAEDGVFSCASTCGKKLSCGNHVCMETCHSGSCAECELLPAHVKMCCCGKTRLKEERQTCLDPIPTCSQLCGKSLACGMHRCNETCHDGDCSPCLVLVSQKCRCGSTSRMVECYKTTTEDEKFTCEKPCEKKKNCGRHRCSERCCPFSNPNNILNADWDLHLCSISCGKKLRCGQHACDSLCHSGHCPPCLQTIFTDLVCACGKTSIPPPLPCGTPLPSCQLPCSVPQPCGHPASHSCHYGDCPPCSVPVARECTGGHVVLRNIPCSSKDIRCNKLCGKTRQCGLHACGRSCHSTPCDNQPAVQGIRISCGQTCGAPRRDCRHICTAPCHPSSPCPERRCEFPVTITCTCGRMTTNVPCDAGGSGAPDVIHEASITQKVLMPLQPLDENGKRVSLGQRKLMCNDECAKLERKKVLANAFEITSPNLDSFQFGDNSVAQSELLGDLLRRDSKWVLSIEERCKFLVLGKSRGTTQGLKAHVFCPMLKDKRDAVRMIAERWKLAINAAGREPKQFIVVHVVKKSRAPSRVLGIKGTTTIHAPLPPAFEPLVDMDPRFVVSFPELPRHADISALVLRFGGECELVWLDDKNALAVFNDPARAAAAMRRLDHGSVYQGAIVIVPKVGASVVSTVTNAWGGAGTVKGGTLAAWKGNLLTKAIVIEPSWREDSWDDEEGATGSANIQSSIWKKEVPISTSANPWSILDKKWSSNSSAAASVKADISTKQTQSSAAAKLESLDGGSNLEHQPGKALDTSEVNDVVDDWEKACE from the coding sequence ATGAGCTTGCAAAGGAGGGATAGGAAATGGATTCCCAGACCATCATCATCCTCCACCACCCACCACCACAATACCCGCCGGGATTCTGATTTAAATTTACCTCAACTGCTGCAAGAGATTCAGGACAAGCTCACCAAAGGCACTGTCGAATGTATGATTTGCTATGACACCGTCCGGAGGTATGCGCCTATCTGGTCATGCTCCAGTTGCTACTCTATCTTTCACCTCAACTGCACAAACAAGTGGGCTCGTGCACCAACTTCATCTGCATCTGCTCACAACACTAATCATTGGCGATGCCCCGGTTGTCAGGCTGTGCAACAAACATCATCCAATTCCATTAGGTACTTGTGCTTCTGTGGGAAAAGGTTTGACCCTCCATCCGATTTCTATCTCACACCGCATTCGTGCGGAGAACCGTGCCGGAAGCCTCTTCAGAAGACCGGGGATCTTTGCCCTCATGTTTGTGTCTTGCAATGCCATCCTGGTCCATGTCCTCCTTGCAAAGCATTTGCTCCTCCCCATTTGTGCCCTTGTGGCAAGACTACTATTACAACTCGCTGTTCTGAACCTCAATCTCTTCTTACCTGTGGCCAACAATGTCAAAAGCTTCTTCAATGTGGGCGACATCACTGTCAACAAATTTGTCATATTGGTCCCTGTGATCCTTGCCGTGTTCCAATGGATGCCTCTTGCTTTTGCAGTAAAAAGTATGAGGCTATTCTTTGTGGAGACATGGCTGTGAAGGGTGAAATCAAAGCAGAAGATGGAGTTTTTTCTTGTGCTTCCACTTGTGGAAAGAAACTAAGTTGTGGCAATCATGTCTGTATGGAGACCTGTCATTCAGGCAGCTGTGCGGAGTGTGAGTTGTTGCCAGCCCATGTTAAGATGTGTTGCTGTGGGAAAACTAGATTGAAAGAGGAACGGCAGACTTGCTTAGACCCAATTCCTACCTGTTCACAACTATGTGGCAAGTCCCTTGCCTGCGGGATGCATCGTTGTAACGAGACATGCCATGACGGGGATTGCTCTCCTTGTTTGGTTTTAGTCTCCCAAAAGTGTCGGTGTGGCTCAACTTCCAGAATGGTGGAGTGCTATAAGACAACAACCGAGGATGAGAAGTTTACATGTGAAAAGCCCTGTGAGAAGAAAAAGAACTGTGGAAGGCATCGTTGTAGTGAACGGTGTTGTCCATTTTCTAATCCAAATAATATTCTAAATGCAGATTGGGATCTACACCTCTGTTCCATTTCATGTGGAAAGAAGTTACGCTGTGGGCAGCATGCGTGTGATTCCCTATGTCACAGTGGTCATTGTCCACCTTGTCTTCAAACTATATTCACTGATTTGGTATGTGCTTGTGGCAAGACTTCAATCCCTCCTCCATTACCATGTGGCACACCACTGCCCTCATGTCAGCTTCCATGTTCAGTTCCTCAGCCTTGTGGTCACCCAGCCTCCCATAGCTGTCATTATGGAGATTGCCCTCCTTGTTCGGTGCCTGTTGCAAGAGAATGTACTGGTGGACATGTAGTTCTTAGGAACATACCTTGTTCCTCAAAGGATATTCGATGTAATAAGCTCTGCGGGAAGACTAGACAGTGTGGTTTACATGCTTGTGGGAGATCGTGTCACTCCACGCCTTGTGATAATCAGCCTGCTGTGCAAGGTATTCGAATTTCTTGTGGGCAAACATGTGGCGCTCCAAGGAGAGACTGCCGGCATATATGTACAGCTCCTTGTCACCCTTCATCTCCATGTCCAGAAAGAAGATGTGAATTCCCTGTCACAATCACTTGTACTTGTGGCCGAATGACAACTAACGTCCCTTGTGATGCTGGTGGCAGTGGTGCTCCTGACGTTATACATGAAGCTTCCATTACTCAAAAGGTGCTAATGCCACTTCAACCATTGGATGAAAATGGCAAAAGAGTTTCCCTAGGACAACGGAAACTGATGTGTAATGATGAGTGTGCTAAGTTGGAGCGTAAAAAGGTACTTGCAAATGCTTTTGAGATTACATCTCCAAATTTAGATTCTTTCCAATTTGGGGATAATTCTGTTGCACAGTCTGAATTACTTGGTGATCTATTGAGGCGTGATAGTAAATGGGTTTTATCCATTGAGGAGAGATGCAAGTTTTTAGTACTTGGCAAGAGCAGAGGAACTACGCAGGGTCTAAAAGCCCATGTTTTCTGTCCCATGCTAAAGGATAAGAGAGATGCAGTGAGGATGATTGCTGAGAGATGGAAGCTTGCAATAAATGCAGCTGGTCGGGAGCCAAAGCAATTTATAGTTGTTCATGTTGTCAAAAAGTCAAGAGCTCCATCACGCGTGCTAGGGATTAAGGGTACTACAACCATACATGCGCCCCTTCCTCCTGCATTTGAACCTTTGGTAGATATGGATCCTCGATTTGTCGTCTCTTTTCCAGAATTACCAAGACATGCAGATATCAGTGCATTGGTTTTGAGATTTGGTGGTGAGTGTGAACTTGTTTGGTTAGATGACAAAAATGCATTGGCTGTTTTTAATGATCCTGCACGAGCTGCGGCTGCAATGAGAAGGTTAGATCATGGAAGTGTTTATCAGGGAGCTATTGTGATTGTTCCAAAGGTAGGGGCATCTGTAGTATCTACAGTTACAAATGCCTGGGGAGGAGCTGGGACAGTGAAAGGAGGGACATTGGCAGCATGGAAAGGGAATCTCTTGACAAAGGCTATTGTTATAGAACCAAGTTGGAGAGAAGATTCTTGGGATGATGAGGAGGGGGCTACCGGTTCTGCGAATATCCAGTCATctatttggaagaaagaagtgccGATATCTACTTCAGCAAATCCTTGGAGTATCTTAGATAAAAAATGGTCTTCAAATTCATCTGCTGCTGCTTCTGTCAAAGCTGACATTTCTACGAAACAAACACAAAGTAGTGCTGCGGCGAAGTTGGAATCTCTTGATGGTGGTTCAAATCTAGAACACCAGCCTGGAAAAGCCTTAGACACTTCAGAAGTTAATGATGTAGTAGATGATTGGGAGAAGGCTTGTGAATGA
- the LOC131608211 gene encoding nudix hydrolase 4-like, whose amino-acid sequence MGILFSRNLAIKCFLPFLFSNRVSGNLFPKELQNMMCMVSRTGRDLQRYDVDGCRQIVGCIPYRYRRKEEHEKELEVLVISTQNGNGMQFPKGGWETNESMEQAALRETIEEAGVIGNIESKLGKWSYKSKRQDVVHEGYMFSLLVKKQLENWPEKNFRQRSWMSVSEAKEVCPHIWMKEALDVLVINTRTVQDFRTDNSESLNKIQVCYTHNTM is encoded by the exons ATGGGTATTTTATTTTCTAGAAATCTTGCTATTAAATGTTTCTTGCCATTTCTTTTCTCCAACAGAGTTTCTGGGAACTTATTTCCCAAGGAACTCCAGAATATGATGTGTATGGTATCCCGTACTGGTAGAGATTTACAACGCTATGATGTTGATGGTTGTCGCCAAATCGTCGG ATGCATTCCATATAGATATAGGAgaaaagaagaacatgagaaagAATTGGAGGTTCTGGTGATTAGTACTCAGAATGGAAATGGAATGCAGTTTCCAAAG GGAGGTTGGGAGACTAATGAATCCATGGAGCAAGCTGCTTTAAGGGAGACCATTGAGGAAGCTGGGGTTATAGGAAATATTGAA AGTAAATTGGGTAAATGGTCTTATAAGAGCAAACGCCAAGATGTTGTACACGAGGGTTATATGTTTTCTTTGCTTGTCAAGAAGCAATTAGAGAACTGGCCAGAGAAGAACTTTCGACAAAGAAGTTGG ATGAGTGTAAGTGAAGCCAAAGAAGTTTGTCCACATATTTGGATGAAGGAGGCTTTGGATGTATTG GTCATAAACACGAGAACTGTTCAAGATTTTAGGACGGATAATTCAGAATCATTGAACAAAATTCAAGTATGTTACACTCATAACACCATGTAA